Below is a genomic region from Polyodon spathula isolate WHYD16114869_AA chromosome 26, ASM1765450v1, whole genome shotgun sequence.
TTCTGGCTACAATTTTACATAAACTACTTAGTAAATACTTGACTATAAGACATCAGGCTTTTACATTGCCATCTTAAGTCCCGTATGTATGGCAAATTTTGCGATTTACTTGAAGTATATTTTTTGCATTGTCTAGATGGAAGACAGCCACACCATCTTCGACTACAATGTGGGATTGAACGATATCGTCCAGCTCCTGGTCCGACAGGCTGTCCCTAACTGCCCCCCAGCTGTTCCGAAGGAGGCGGAGCTCTCTGATACTGATTCTGGCTGTGGCTCCGCCCAGAGCGAGTCGGACAAGAACTCCAATAACGGGGAGGAGGTGGAAGGCCAGGCTGGCACCTCTGCGCAGTCTGATCCTGTAGAGCCTGCATTCGGCTGCTACAAGGTAACCTATTATATGAATGTAGAGCATGGTGAAAATGCATAACCGTCTACATCTGGTTTAAATTTATATCTACATTTCAGAAATAGTCTAATCGGTGAGATTGTTGCTTGATTTGGACAGGCAACTGTCACAAAGTGATTGAAGTTTTGGGTGAAGGTCACCATCTCCCCTGGCTGATTCCCCCCTAGATTAACGAGTTTGTGGACGCCTGTGACCTGAATATGGGAGCCTGGTTTGAAGCTCAGATTCTCAATGTGACTAAAGAACCCAAGAGTTCAAGCGAGTCTGGAGAGGATAAAAGCGATTCTGCAAAGCCCAGCAAAGAGGAGACCGTGGTTATGTATCACGTCAAATATGAAGAGTAaggctttttatttatgtatgataGGAAAGCTTCTTGTCttgtggtggtgtgtttttttttttttttttttttttttttttgggaaaccTACTCCATGTAATTGTATGCCGAGTCTTTCAGTAACTCCTTAAATAAACAGGTCTGGATTTatctagagcagggcttcccaaccctggtcctggggacccgtgtcttctggttttcattctaactgtgCTCTCAGTTCCTTAACTGAACCATTAATTGAACCATTAATCTGCTTAATTAAGCCTTTTAATTGTTCACAActaaagttgcagagttcaagttacttttGCAATGGGTCTTATCTGCATCCCTGGCATATGGGAGTGTAGGAAGCTATGCGGTGCATGTTCTGGTATTAAATGCAACTTATTAATGGGCTGAATTGCTGTTGAGCCCTTGTCTTTTTTGAAAGGTCCACTCTTGAAACTCTCTCCTTTTTTTCAAATCAGTTATCCAGAGAATGGTGTTGTGAAGCTGACTGGGAAGGATGTCCGCCCCCGTGCCAGGACAGTGTACCAGTGGCACCAACTAGAAGTGGGCATGGTAGTTATGGTGAACTTCAACCCTGATGAACCCAAGGAGAGGGGTTTTTGGTACGATGCAGAAATCCAGAGGAAGAGAGAAACACGCACCGGACGTGAAATATATGGCAAGATATTGCTTGGGTAGGTTGATAAGTTCTGTCTTGTACTTGTGGAAAATGCAGACTGTGAATTGAGTCTATATTTGATCTTAATGTATTCAAACTCAATGTAACTATTGTGTGTAAACAAactgattactttttttttagttttttgccaaatgcgtgtttttgtgtttgtgttgcatgATTTAGATTGTGTGTAATTAGTAAGATGTGTCCTTAATCTTTTTAAGAGATGCTGGTGATTCTCTAAATGACTGTAAGATCATGTTTGTGAATGAAATCTACAAAATTGAAGAGCCAGGAAGTGCAGAGGGTGCTGCTTTGGAGAGCCCCATGAAAAGTAGGCATTAACTTTCGTCTATTTACTGATTTTGCATAATATAGCGCTATTGCAGAATAGTGGTACATTATAAATTGAAATGTGGATTTTATGATCAGTTTTCTTTATATTCTGAAGTCTTTTATTACAGCAAGTCTTGTAAAAATAGTATGTTTTTGAAAATACTGTTGTGTATATTAACAGGACTTGTGTAGTTATCTCGCTTCTTCGATCCACTAACTTGAATCCGAGAGACTGATATAACGGTGCTTTTGTACCttctaaacaattaaaaagacCAGAAATTTGTAACTAGTGCTCGGTCTCTTTCCTCTTCAGGATCAAACGGCCCAGAGTGTAAGCACTGCAAGGATGACCCAAAGAAGAACTGCCGCATGTGTAACTGCCATGTGTGTGGGGTGAAGCAGGATCCAGACAAACAGCTTCTGTGTGATGAGTGTGACCAGGCCTTCCATATGTACTGTCTCGACCCTCCCCTAACCTCCATCCCAGATGATGAGGACTGGTAAGTAATGAGTGAAGTCATTAACTAGCTTCAGGAAAATTTGGATGGTGCAATGGCTTCTAAATCAAACCGTTCAAGTCTTAGTTATTGCTTGCTGACTGACTAGTCAGTTAAGTGAAATGTAAGTCTTCAGGCTTTGACCAATTTGTCTAATTTGTTAGGTACTGCCCGAGCTGTAGGAATGATGCAAGTGAAGTAGTTTTAGCTGGAGAGAAGCTGAAGGAGAGCAAGAAGAAATCTAAGATGGCTTCTGCAAactcatccacccagagagactgggGCAAGGTACGTTTGTCTATTTAACTGCATAATTTCAAGTTggtatttttgtacaaatgtcAAGCCAAGTAGATAgctgtaattttttaaaatttttcccTCCTCCAGGGCATGGCTTGTGTTGGTCGTACAAAGCAGTGCACCATTGTACCTTCAAATCACTATGGACCAATCCCTGGAGTTCCTGTGGGGACACAGTGGAAGTTTAGGGTGCAGGTAAGTGGTATTTTATTTGCATGCAGTTGTGCAGAGTAGGGGTCTTCAGTAAAGCTGCTAATTGGATGAAAAGGCAGCAACCTGGAATATAAATAGGTTACGTTTTTTTCCTATTGTTGCATTCAAACCAGTAATCCGCATCCTGCTGTTCACAGGTCAGTGAGTCGGGAGTGCATAGGCCGCATGTTGCAGGTATTCATGGAAGGAGCAACGATGGAGCCTACTCGCTGGTTTTGGCTGGGGGATATGAAGATGATGTGGTGAGTTAAGGGATTACTGGGAACTACATTTGTGGTCTCTGTTGGAATGcggataaaaacatttaagaaattacTCGGTCCCATAGTTAATGTTGGtggcattttttaatgtgtgtatataattaacTCACTTAATGCCTCTCTCCAACCTTACGGTTATACCTTTTACTGCTTCCTTCTGAAAAAATGCACATAAATTTCCATGCCTCTCTTTTTACCCTAGGATGCCGGCAATGAATTCACCTATACAGGATCTGGAGGCCGTGATCTGTCTGGAAACAAGCGTACAGCTGAACAGTCTTGTGACCAGAAACTCACAAATATGAACAGGTCAGAACAATGGAGTATTGCTATTACTTGCTCTGTCTGAAGATTGAGTTGAAGAGGTTATCTAAAAGCCTGTTAAGTGGGTCCACTGGAAAAGCCTTGCGGCTGAACAAGGAATGGCAGCAGTTTAAGTTAGGCTAGGGTGCTGTGGACCCTTGATGTTTGTTCAGGCTGTACCGCGTGGGATTGCAGagtaacaggatttggaatcccataTTACTACTTTTCTTTCTTCTAAATAGAGCTTTGGCTTCAAACTGCAACGCTGCTTTGAATGACAAGGATGGAGCCGAAGCCAAGGACTGGAAAGCAGGGAAGCCAGTCCGTGTGGTCAGGTCCTCTAAGGGACGCAAGCACAGCAAGTACAGCCCAGAGGATGGCAACAGATACGATGGCATCTACAAGGTTTGTGTGAGCTGGTGGAGAGTACTGGCAACTGCTGGAGTTTAGCTATGCAGTAATTAAGTTTTGTTGTACTTTGAATTTGAGATGGCTGCATAATAGCTTGTATGTCTTTATTAAATTCCTTTCCAGATTGTGAAGTACTGGCCAGAGAAAGGAAAGTCTGGCTTCTTGGTCTGGAGGTATTTATTAAAGCGACATGATGATGAGCCAGCCCCATGGACCAGAGATGGGAAGGAGAGGATAAAGAAGCTGGGGCTTACTATGCAGGTAGTCCTTTTTAGTAACCATCATATGCTGTTGGACCCAGTTCCTCCTCTTCAGCCTCATTCTTAAGGCTGTCTCCTTACACCCATCAGTACCCAGAAGGCTACTTGGAGGCTCAGGCTGCCAAggagaaggaaaaagaaaacaaaaaggaagatgaggaggaggaggaggtggagactCCCAGCAAAggcaaaagaaagagaaaatctCAAATAGGTATGTGACCTTGTTTCACGCCTTTATGTATTGTCAACTGAACAGTCTTCCATTTATACACACAATACTTCGTTGTATGGTTGATCCGTTGTCACAGATTGGACATTTTCAATGTTCTGGGAGGTGGGAGTTATTGGTGAAATCTGTCAATCCATTGTATAAGGTGGACGAAACAGTTGAATGTAAGTTGCTTGTAGTACAAAATGCACTTCCTAATatgcttgcttatttattttttgccactCTACAACTGTGATGGGGGCTGCTATATACCAGATAAGGAGACTTCTTCCCCAGTTAAAAGCACACCCAAAAAGATGAAAGTGGAGGCATATAAACTGACAAAGGAGCAGAAAGGGCTTATTAAGGAGGATGAGCTCAACAAGAAAGTTTGGGATGAGGCTCTGACCTCACTCAAAGAAGGACCGGTAAGTATCAGGGTTGACTTTAAATCCTAAACTGTATGCTGCTCTGCATTCTACAGCTAATCACGTGTTCATGGTGTCGGTAGTTGGAACATTTAATGAGAAATGTTTTCAGCTGattctattgtgttgtgtttttttccccagaaattCCTGAATAAAGTGGAAGAGGTATTCCTGTGTATCTGCTGCCAGGAAGTGGTTTTTCAACCAGTCACAACAGAGTGCCAGCATAACGTCTGCAGGGTGAGTTCAAGAACAATTCAGGTATACAGCTAGACCATGATTATCCACACCAATTTCTGTATTAGTTATAATTAAATTGGTAGCAAACGTGCAAATCTAATTTTCTTGTGATTTTAGGATTGTAGAATAGACTAAGCCATGAGTTTCTGTAAGCCAAACCTCACAGCTGTCTCATCTCCTGCAGGAATGTTTACAGCGCTCGTTCAAGGCCGACGTCTACACATGTCCTGCTTGCCGGCATGATCTGGGCAAGAACTACAGCATGACTGTCAACAAACCACTGCAAAGCCTTTTGAACCAGTTCTTTCCAGGATACAGCAGTGGCCGGTGACAACTTCTCCACTCTGTCATAGAAATGacaaagggggagggggggagattTTATGAACTGAAATAACGATTGGAATTTTCAAACTAAAACTACACACCTTCAGTACCTTCATGTTGGTGTGTGTCAAGTATATAGTTGTGAAATGCAGCTGCTTTTTCTCTCTCCTTCCTTCCCAAGATTTGTTTCCTTCATTCAGAATGTAAATATGTTGCAGTTTAACTTTGTGGACAGTGGTTACAGATGTTTAGTGTTACTTTATTTGCAAACTTGCTTAATAAATGGGTGTCTGTGAAAGGGGGCACAGTAGAGGTGAAAAGTCATTGCAGCAGGGGATAGTGTGcaggaacaaaaatacaaaacgcACAATGACAACCTTGTTGCTCAGTCACTGCAACACAATTTGTACATTAGTTTTTATAGGAACTCAATAGCAGCCAGGTTGCAGTGATTTCAAAAGTAAAGTTTTGGAATGCTACCTCAAGCAGCCCTTCCTGTTATCTCTGGGCAAACTTAGAATGGAAGTCTATTCTAGCTTGCgatatataaaaaagcaatataaaaaaaaaaaaaaaaaaaaaaaaaaaaaacctttgtgaaGCCCTTAAGTGCCTTTTTATAAGAGATGTGCCCCCCATTCTAGTACTGAATTGTTCATTTAAACCTGCTTTTATGAGAAGAGGGTGTTTATAGCTCTGCTAGTTACTTGCATTGTTTTGGTTTTGCAGTGACTCCTCACTTGAGTTTTTTTGCCCTTTGGTGTCTTGTATACATTGCATCttggtatcatttttttatttaatgtaatagtCATGGTGCAACAACGTGTGCCTCTTCTGTTTTACCATCAGAGCCAgtgtaaaaatatactttttgtgctgaaatgtacattttgcaaaataaaatgggtAACTAAGTTGTGCTCAGTTTCTTTTCTTCTGTAAGTCAGTAACATTTGCAATTGTATACCTCGACACATCCATTCAGCATACTGGACAGTGTATATGCGTAGTGCTTGTGTTGGCAAATCGTTGACTAAttgttgttttaagttttttttttttttgtttgccaatTCCTACTCTCAATGTGCAAGGTTCTGAATTATGAAATAGTTTATTTGATTTGGACTTTCACTTACAGCGACATGTATTTGACTTCAtgtgtatgattttattttttattaataaaatgttgtattaatgTTTAACTTTTACTTCCCATTGCTGCCTCCTATTTttggtgtgttgtgtttttatttattttatttttatctggtgAGTTTGAGAAGTTAAATCTTTTTCAGTT
It encodes:
- the LOC121300546 gene encoding E3 ubiquitin-protein ligase UHRF1-like produces the protein MWIQVRTMDGKETHRIDSLSKLTKVDDLRLKIAELFKVEPERQRLFYRGKQMEDSHTIFDYNVGLNDIVQLLVRQAVPNCPPAVPKEAELSDTDSGCGSAQSESDKNSNNGEEVEGQAGTSAQSDPVEPAFGCYKINEFVDACDLNMGAWFEAQILNVTKEPKSSSESGEDKSDSAKPSKEETVVMYHVKYEDYPENGVVKLTGKDVRPRARTVYQWHQLEVGMVVMVNFNPDEPKERGFWYDAEIQRKRETRTGREIYGKILLGDAGDSLNDCKIMFVNEIYKIEEPGSAEGAALESPMKRSNGPECKHCKDDPKKNCRMCNCHVCGVKQDPDKQLLCDECDQAFHMYCLDPPLTSIPDDEDWYCPSCRNDASEVVLAGEKLKESKKKSKMASANSSTQRDWGKGMACVGRTKQCTIVPSNHYGPIPGVPVGTQWKFRVQVSESGVHRPHVAGIHGRSNDGAYSLVLAGGYEDDVDAGNEFTYTGSGGRDLSGNKRTAEQSCDQKLTNMNRALASNCNAALNDKDGAEAKDWKAGKPVRVVRSSKGRKHSKYSPEDGNRYDGIYKIVKYWPEKGKSGFLVWRYLLKRHDDEPAPWTRDGKERIKKLGLTMQYPEGYLEAQAAKEKEKENKKEDEEEEEVETPSKGKRKRKSQIDKETSSPVKSTPKKMKVEAYKLTKEQKGLIKEDELNKKVWDEALTSLKEGPKFLNKVEEVFLCICCQEVVFQPVTTECQHNVCRECLQRSFKADVYTCPACRHDLGKNYSMTVNKPLQSLLNQFFPGYSSGR